TTATGATCACGTCACCTTTTTTCAGACTTTCGATCATCTGTTTGTACTCTTTTTCCCGCCTTCGCTGGGGAAGTATGACCAGGAAGTACATCATCGCAAAGAATATGAGCAACATTATGAGCAGCTGCATCATCGCACCCGCTCCACTCGTAGCTGCCGTACCTTGCGCACCAGAATCGGGAACTCCCGCGTAAATAAACCTCATGTCTACACCTCCAGTCTTTAAATTAAAAGCAACGTTATTTTCCCAGTATTCTCCTCTCAGCCGCCCTCACCACATGTTCCATGAGCACAACGGTGGTGACTTTCCCCACACCACCTGGTACAGGTGTCAGGTCGCACACCTCAGCAACGGATGGGTCGACATCGCCAACAATCTCGTTCTCCTCGACATTTATTCCTACGTCGACGACCAACGCCCCCGGTTTGAAGTAGTCTTTCGTCAAATGCTTGGCCCTCCCGATCGCCACCACGACGATATCCGCTTCCCTCGTGATCGAAGGTATGTCCGGTGTTCTCGAGTGACAGATCGTAACCGTAGCGTCCACACCCTTCTGAGTAAGTAACATTGCCACAGGCTTTCCAACTGTCACACTCCGACCAACGACAACAACACGCTTCCCAGCGGGATTCGTGAAGTATTTGATAATCCTAACCACCGCCTCCGCTGTGCACGGTGCGAACGCAAACGCGTCGTAAAGGATGCTACCGAGACTGTGTGGATTACGTCCCTCGACATCCTTTTCCGGTGAAACCAGCGACGCAACTTCGAATTCCGAAACACCACTTGGTAGTGGATGGGTAAGTAGTATCCCGTCGACGCTGACGTCAGTTGATAGCTTTGGAAGGATCTGCTTAAGTTCCGTGGCCTTAGGAACTTCGAAAACTGCGTACTCTATCCCGAGCCTCTTGGCCATCTTCTCCTGGCTCTTTAGATAGCTCTGGGTGGATGGATCCGGTTGACACGTTACCACCGCCAGTTTTGGAGGCCTCGGTAAATTCGAAACACGTGCTTTCACATCCTCAACAATCGATGCGTACAGTGGCTCGATGCTCACAAACATATTTTTTCCTCCCAATGTGCTTCTGTTTTGTCCGCATACCTTTTAACCTTGAAAGACGGGCTTCAGGCCAGCCTTGTAAAGTAGGCCACAGACCTCGTACATGCCCTTTTTAGTAACGCATAAAACAACACCCGAAAGCTCGGCTGCGGTCTTCGTTTCGGGCATTATGTCCCTGTTCCTCACGATGAGTACTACGGGAATTCCCACAACGCCAGCTGTTCTGACACATTGGGGTGTGGCAAGTCCTGTTACAAGCAAAGAACCTGGCTCCGAAAGAGCCAAGACGTCGCTCATCAAGTCCGAGGCTGCAACCTTCTCTATCTCTATGTCACCAACGTCGTCCCTGTTGGCTCCGACCACGATTTCTCCTTCAACTAACTTGAGCACTTCAGCCAATTTCACAGGAGATCACCTCTGTAGTTGAATCTCACAAATGCCTCGTAAGTCCACGGACATCTTTCCTTAAAAAACTCCGCGATGGCAAGAGCATAGCGCTGTATCTCCCACTGCGCGTGGGAGTCCGCCCTTAAATTTAAAAAGTTCATCAAACTGCGCGCGTTCACGGTCCAGTAGAATTGCGTGTACGTGGACAAAGGTAACACTATCCTGGCAAGCTCGCGGGCAACGCCGAGCTCGAGTAATTCTTTGTATATCCTGTAGAGGTTATCGAACGTCTCCGTCACTCGTTCCCTAACGAGGTTAAGTAGTTGTTCATCTTGTACCTCGACCGCTTTCTGTCGATTTTCAGGTACGTTCACCCTAACGTTTTCTGGTATGTAGAATTCCTCCTCCTTTATTTCCGTGTACCTCTGACTTATCTCGTTGAAAGAACCTATGCGGTGTCTGAACCACTGCCTGGCAACAAAAATGGGTGCCTTAACGTGGAAGGTAAAGACGATGTGTTCGAAAGGAGTCTCATGCTTGTGCTCCATCAGATACATTATCAAGGCCTTATCGCGCTCTGGAGTCTTCAATCCCTGACCATAAGAAACGCGCGCGGCCCGAACGGCCGTGTAATCATCCCCCATGACATCCACCAGTCTTACAAACCCTTTGTCGAGAACTTTAATTTCCTTAACTCCCTCGTCGACTCGCGTCACGTGATTTGCGTCTTTTTTCAGTCCTGCGTTTTGTGTTTCCAAAGAGGTCCACCTCCAAGAGTGCGACTAATTTGTTGTACCTACTGAGGGATATATCCCCCATCTCGAGCCACCCGTTCAGCTTCTCCAACGTGAGCAACCGGAGGACTGGTTCGAAAATTAGCCTGTGAAACGGTGTCGGACCGTACTTTTCAAGTGCTTCTATGTGTTCTTTCGTGGGATAGCCTTTATGTTGTCGCAAGCCGTATTGTGGGAATTTTTCGTGAAACTCGTACATTAACCTGTCCCTGTAAACTTTCGCAACAATTGAAGCTGCGGCCACTTGGTATATCTTTGCATCGCCTTTGACCACACACGTGGCTGGGTAATTCAACTTTAGATGTTTTCCATCTACCAGAACTTTACCAATTTGCACCTTTTCGGCCAACGAATCCAGCGCACGGTTCATCGCCAGTTCCGTAGCGTGGAATATGTTAAGTAAGTCCACCTCTTCCGGAGTCGCGATACCAATGCCACAGATTGCCCTTGATACGATTATTTCGTACAACTCCTCGCGTTTCTCCTCGTCAAGCACCTTACTATCACTAATACCCTCGATCACTTCCCCCTCCGGGAAATAAACCGCCGCGGCCACCACGGGACCAAACAAAGGTCCCCTTCCAGCCTCATCAACGCCTACGATCGAAAAATCGATCATCTCAAACATTCGCCGCAACCACCATCTTTACCTTCTCGTCGATTTTTCCAAAAACACTCTACTGTCTGATCGTCTTGTAGATGTTGTTCACATCTTGTACGAAACGTTCCACATTATCGCCGTTGACTATGATCAACCAATTATCCTTATACCAAGCGTACAGGTCGCTTTTTTCGAGTCGAACCGTGAAGACACCGTAGTTTCCCATACTTATCTTAAAATACTTGAGTCGGAAAGGATTACCGTATTTTTTCGTCAGCGCGCCCCACCTTTCTTTTGCTTCCTCTTCCGATTCGTACTTGAAAACCAGGAGTATTCCATCAACGTCGGCGAAGGTTGCGTAACGTCCTTGCCCAAGCTCGATGCCACCGAAACCCTCGACGTGCCCCGAGTCTAATAGGTAGTATTTACCTGCCAAAACGTTAATAGCCGCATCCAGAGAGTAACTGGAAGGTGGCACCTCGGGAAAGAACGGAACCGCGCAGCCAGTCAGACTCAGAATCGCCAGTACCGAAAAGATTAACATCAAACCTCTTAAATTTCCCTGTACACTCCTTCGATAAGTTGCGTGCACTGCCCAATCCCTCCACGCATCTGGACCTTAGACTGCCTCTCAGTAACTCAGTTTCAACAATAGAACCTCGAGAATGTCCGAAGCGTCCTCCGTTCGATCGACAATATCACCTATGTTGATTACCAACTCTTTGAGCTGCAATTTCTCCGCGAGTGGTAAATCCATCTTGAAGATTTCCTCGAGCAATTGGTTTTCCACCAAATCTTCCTCATGTTCGTACCGCTCAACTTCGAGCACGTAGTGGTGAACCTCGTCGATGTTCTCAAAGAGCAGTTCCACCGATTTTGAAAACGCAACCGAAGCTTCAATCGCGCACTCGATTTGCGAAATTATTCCCGTTCTGAACTGAACGGGAATCTTAGGTTTTTGAAACCTAACGATCTTACTCACCGACTCGCACTTGTTGACCACTTTGTCGATCGACTCGGTTAGTGAATGAATCACTTCCCTTATGTCGGGCAGGAACAGTCCTTTGTATATCTCGGATATTATCCCCCGCCTCAACTCATCGGCCGAGCGCTCGACTTCCTTGATCCGGTCAAATAAACTTTCAAACTCCCCGCAGTTACCGTCGAAGTAACAATCAAAAAACTCCCTCAACGTCTGGGGAGCCTCTATGGATTTTTTTGTCAACGCGACAAGGTTTTTGATTACCTCCCGTTCCCTTTTCGCGAATGTGAAAGGCATATGACCACCTCGGAGTAATTATACCACAAAACTAAATTTTTTGGAGAAAAATCAAAAACGTGTCCCCGTAATCTTTTTCTTTTACAATTTTTAAACCCAGAACCTCGGTTTGGAACGGTTTCTCCCTCTTCGAGCACTGGACTATCAACAAAGTCTCCCTATGCATCACGTTCGTTACACGACTCAAGATCTCTTGAACGAGCCCAAGTTCGTACGGAGGGTCTGTGTAGATCACGTCAAACCTTTCCGTGGTCAATTCCAGGAACCGTCTTGCATCCATTTTTTTAGTGACGACTCTCTCGAGCACGTTGAGCTTGAGCGCGTTCCTCTTAACTGTAATGAGCGCACGCTCCGAAACATCTACGAACGTCACACGACTCGCCCCGTTACTGAGCATCTCGAACCCCACTACCCCACTCCCACAGCACAAGTCCAGGCAACTTTTACCCTCAAAGTCGACCATACTCGAAAGACTCCGTCTGACGAGAGCCGGCGTGTACCTCGTTCTCGGATCGTTAACCGTTTCTATCACCTTTCCCCTGAGCACCCCAGTCTCAATCCTCAACATCCGAGCTACCCCGCTCTATCCTCAGTACCACAGTGATCTCACCCAACGGCTCTTTGAAATGCGTAAGAGCCTCAGAAACGGTACCACAGAACACCTCTTCGTGTAGTTTCGTAAGCTCCCGGGCAACACAGATCTGAACATCACCTAAGATCTGTAGAACGTCTTCCAATGTCTTTCTCAACCTCTCCGGACTTTCGAAAAAGACAACGGTTTTCACCAGCTCGCAATCTTTCAATTTTCTAAGTAACCTTCTTCGCTTCTTGTCCCTCGGCATGAAGCCGATAAAGTAAAAGTGTGTACCGGACAGCCCACATGCTGCCACCGCACTGGTCAACGCACTTGGTCCAGGAATAACTTGTACTTTGATACCTTCTTCCCTGCACCTTCGAACAAGTCGCGCGCCTGGATCAGAGATGACCGGCATCCCTGCATCCGAGACTTGCGCAACGGATTTTCCAGATTTCAGAATTTCGATAATTTCTTCGATTTTCTTTTCACTCGCATGTTCGTTAAAAGTCATCAACTTGGCGTCGATGTTGTAGGATTTCAAAAGCTTAGAAGTTCTCCTGGTATCTTCAGCCAACACAACATCGACCGTCCTCAAGATCTTCAAGGCCCTGATTGTCACGTCCATCAAGTTACCTATGGGTGTTCCCACAATATAAAACGTACCGGGCTCGGCAAAATTCCTCGTAGTCTCTAACCTCTCCTCCATACGAACCTCCACGCACGCTCCCCAACCAGTGACCTAACCCTCTCCAACAGTTCTGGAGGAAGTGGCCTCGCGGGCCCGAACACTTTCTCAAAGCTTTCCTTGATCGAAGCCATAATTCCTTCCACCGGAACTTCCAAAACGTCGTAAAGTCCTATTAGAGGTATCTGCAAGCTTTTAGTAGATTTGAAGCAATACTTCACTTCCTTGTGTGGTTTCAATATGATCGAACCGTGCTGAAGAACGTACTCCCCGGTACGCGTTTGCGCACTGCCAACAACTTTCACACCGTTGAGAACTATCTCGTAAGAAGACGGAACTTGGAAGCAAACACTCGTAAGTGCCTTTCTCCGACCATCGATGATTTCGACGGGATAACCTTGCTCCCTGAGACCCTCAACGATCAATTCCGAGATGAGTTTGTACAACTCCAAGACACTCGTCCCAAAAAGCTCAGACGAGCGTGGTACCAAGACCGCGTACGTTATCTCGTCCCAATGGAGCACGGCCCGCCCACCGGACGGACGTCTCACCACATCGAAACCGTTGCTCCTCACATACTCCAAGTCCAAATCCGAGTCGTCTTGATGTTTTCCCAGCGAAAGCGTAGGTCTTTGCCAGGTGTAGAACCTCAACGTGACATCGTCCACCAGTTCTCCTAAAACACAATCCCAGGCCATGTTCTCGTGACCCGGGAGATCCAACGTTTCAACGTAGTACAGTTCGATCACCTTTCCTTGAGCCTTTTGGTTACGAGAAACACTGGATTAGCCACCAGAATTATTATAACTTTTATTAAGTACTGTGACAATATCATCGGCACAAGCCCCTTGTACTCACCCAGAAACGCGACGAGCGTGAAAACCACCGTGTCCAGTAGCTGAGCAACCGCGACGGAGAAGAAGTTCAAAATTAGGGGATTCTTGAAGAACTTCAGGCTGAAAAGGTAAAAGTTCGCAAACTGTGAAACTCCGTAAGCAGAAACACTCGCGAGCGTAAACCTCCAGTTCGTCCCCAACAAAAGCTCGTAAGCCTTTCCACGGTCCACCGAAGCAGACGGCATGAACAAACCCAACAAGATGAGTAAACTTGCAACGGTTTGGGCCAAAAAGCCCAGGTATACCAAAACCTTGGAATAATTACCATCGAGCACGTCGGTGAGCATGTTAACAAGGATGAAGGTGAATGTATAACTGATGATTGAGGCTGGAAAAACGAACACACCTACCTTGACAATCTTTGCGGCCAGCACGTTCGAGATGACGATCCCGGTCACAAACAACGTGGTGAAGACCATCAGCTTCTTCTCGCTACCACTCACCATCCTCCACCCTCCTGTACGATTCGTTTAGAGTCTTTAAAAACGAGCCTAAATATTATACTCGAACCATCTCCGCGAATTCGTTTGTTTTCGAGAAATGTATACCAAAAGTTACATAAGCTTAACCAAAAAAATTATAGATGGGTTATATAATATGTTTGCCTTACTGACACTGTATGCACATTTAAGTGTACATGTCAATATAACTGAACTTAGTGTGAGCATAATTTTGAACAAACAGGTTTTAAGCGGTCAAAGAGTTTGCGAGGTCTGAAAAAATCTTATGAGGGGAGGGATTAGCATGAAGAGCTTGGGTAGGCATATCATAGCAGAGTACTACGACTGTGACAAGAGGATACTGGACGACATCGACGCCATCGAGTTCCATATGAAACAGGCAGCGTACGAAACAGGTGCCACAATCGTTAATTCCTCGTTCCACCGGTTCCTCCCCTACGGAGTGAGCGGTGTCGTAATCGTTAGTGAATCGCACTTGACGATCCACACTTGGCCGGAATACGGTTACGCAGCAGTGGACCTCTTCACCTGTGGTGACCACGTTGATCCGTGGAAGGCGTTTGCGTACCTGAAAAAGATATTCAAATCTCAGAGAGTACACGTTGTCGAACACCTGAGAGGAAAATACGACGAGGTTGGAATACCTGAGAACGCCCCTCACAAAGCCACCGTTGAAGAGTCGAAGAAGAAGGAGTACGCACAGAGCTTCTGAGTCCAATACGGAAAATCATTCGGAAAGGGGGCAGGAGTATGTCGGATAAGGAACTCACACCAGGGCGCCATCTGATCTACATGGAATGGTATTCGCGTGACGTTGGTGGACTTTTCATGAAGATGAACAGGCACCTCTTTGCGGCAAAGAGCCCTTACCAGAGAATAGATATCTTCGAATCGGATTTTTACGGTAGGGTGTTTTCTCTGGATGGTATCACGATGACCACCGAACGCGACGAGTTCATGTACCATGAAATGTTGGTGCACGTCCCGATGTTCATGCATCCAAATCCCAAAAAAGTTCTCGTAATCGGTGGTGGAGACGGAGGTAGCGTCAGGGAAGTTCTTAAACACCCAACTGTTGAAAAAGTTGTCATGTGCGAGATAGACGAGTTGGTAGTTAAAGCTGCGAAAGAGTACCTTCACTACACCGCAAACAAACTTGACGATCCGAGAGTAGAACTGGTTTTCGAGGACGGTTCAAAGTTCGTCAAGCAATTCAAAAACGAATTCGACGTCATCATCATCGATTCGACCGACCCAACGGCCGGACAAGGTGGTCACCTGTTTACTTTGGAGTTCTACAAAGCCTGTAGCGAAGCGTTGAAGGAAGACGGTGTATTTTGCGCGCAAACTGAGGGAATTTTCTACGACTACGAATGGGGCGCAACGGCTTACAGGAGGATCAAAGCCAACTTCCCGATTGCCAAGATGTACTTGGGATTCATGCCAACGTATCCGGGAGGTATGTGGTCTTACACGTTCGCGTCAAAAGCTGGACTCGATCCAGTTAAGGACTTCAACCCAGAGAAGGTACGCAATTTCAAGGAACCCCTGAGGTACTACAACGAAGAGGTGCACGTTGCGGCATTTGCGCTTCCAACGTTCGTCAGGAAACTGATAGAAGACTGAAAATACGGGAAATGAAACGAAACGGCAGGTACACCCTGCCGTTTCGTTGTTCACTGGCTCCTTGAAGCCCTCGAAGTTCAAGATAACGAGAGGATGGAATTGGTCCAGGAGGTGAACGGATGAAACTCGGCTCGAAGATAAAGAGGTTGAGACTCGCAAAAGGTTACACGCAAGAAGAACTGGCCGACAGATGTGACCTATCCAGGAGTTTTATTTCACAGCTCGAAAGCGACAAAGTTTCCCCGTCTGTGGAAACGTTGGAACGCATTTTGAGAGTCTTGGGCACCGACCTGAAACACTTTTTCTCCGAAGAGCAAAAGAAAATAATTTTTAAAAAGAACGAGCGTGTACCAGTCTACGAGCTCCCCAAGGGTGTGAAAATGGAAATACTCATGGACGCGGTGGAAGATAAGGAGTTTGACGCTAAAATCGTTGAGCTCGAGCCTGGTGCACAAACAGAACCTGAGGAATACCACGACGGTGATGAGTTCGGCTACGTGATCGAAGGTAGTGTTGAGCTATACATAGACGGCAAGAAATACAAGGCCAACGAAGGTGATTGTTTCTATTACTCCGGAGATTGCGTACACTACCTCAGAAACCCTGGCAAGGAGAAGGCGG
The Fervidobacterium thailandense genome window above contains:
- the thyX gene encoding FAD-dependent thymidylate synthase, which encodes MGDDYTAVRAARVSYGQGLKTPERDKALIMYLMEHKHETPFEHIVFTFHVKAPIFVARQWFRHRIGSFNEISQRYTEIKEEEFYIPENVRVNVPENRQKAVEVQDEQLLNLVRERVTETFDNLYRIYKELLELGVARELARIVLPLSTYTQFYWTVNARSLMNFLNLRADSHAQWEIQRYALAIAEFFKERCPWTYEAFVRFNYRGDLL
- a CDS encoding DUF3242 domain-containing protein, translated to MHATYRRSVQGNLRGLMLIFSVLAILSLTGCAVPFFPEVPPSSYSLDAAINVLAGKYYLLDSGHVEGFGGIELGQGRYATFADVDGILLVFKYESEEEAKERWGALTKKYGNPFRLKYFKISMGNYGVFTVRLEKSDLYAWYKDNWLIIVNGDNVERFVQDVNNIYKTIRQ
- a CDS encoding ribonuclease HII; amino-acid sequence: MFEMIDFSIVGVDEAGRGPLFGPVVAAAVYFPEGEVIEGISDSKVLDEEKREELYEIIVSRAICGIGIATPEEVDLLNIFHATELAMNRALDSLAEKVQIGKVLVDGKHLKLNYPATCVVKGDAKIYQVAAASIVAKVYRDRLMYEFHEKFPQYGLRQHKGYPTKEHIEALEKYGPTPFHRLIFEPVLRLLTLEKLNGWLEMGDISLSRYNKLVALLEVDLFGNTKRRTEKRRKSRDASRRGS
- the speD gene encoding adenosylmethionine decarboxylase; this translates as MKSLGRHIIAEYYDCDKRILDDIDAIEFHMKQAAYETGATIVNSSFHRFLPYGVSGVVIVSESHLTIHTWPEYGYAAVDLFTCGDHVDPWKAFAYLKKIFKSQRVHVVEHLRGKYDEVGIPENAPHKATVEESKKKEYAQSF
- a CDS encoding queuosine precursor transporter — protein: MVSGSEKKLMVFTTLFVTGIVISNVLAAKIVKVGVFVFPASIISYTFTFILVNMLTDVLDGNYSKVLVYLGFLAQTVASLLILLGLFMPSASVDRGKAYELLLGTNWRFTLASVSAYGVSQFANFYLFSLKFFKNPLILNFFSVAVAQLLDTVVFTLVAFLGEYKGLVPMILSQYLIKVIIILVANPVFLVTKRLKER
- a CDS encoding lipoate--protein ligase family protein; the encoded protein is MIELYYVETLDLPGHENMAWDCVLGELVDDVTLRFYTWQRPTLSLGKHQDDSDLDLEYVRSNGFDVVRRPSGGRAVLHWDEITYAVLVPRSSELFGTSVLELYKLISELIVEGLREQGYPVEIIDGRRKALTSVCFQVPSSYEIVLNGVKVVGSAQTRTGEYVLQHGSIILKPHKEVKYCFKSTKSLQIPLIGLYDVLEVPVEGIMASIKESFEKVFGPARPLPPELLERVRSLVGERAWRFVWRRG
- a CDS encoding DUF47 domain-containing protein produces the protein MPFTFAKREREVIKNLVALTKKSIEAPQTLREFFDCYFDGNCGEFESLFDRIKEVERSADELRRGIISEIYKGLFLPDIREVIHSLTESIDKVVNKCESVSKIVRFQKPKIPVQFRTGIISQIECAIEASVAFSKSVELLFENIDEVHHYVLEVERYEHEEDLVENQLLEEIFKMDLPLAEKLQLKELVINIGDIVDRTEDASDILEVLLLKLSY
- a CDS encoding RsmD family RNA methyltransferase, with product MLRIETGVLRGKVIETVNDPRTRYTPALVRRSLSSMVDFEGKSCLDLCCGSGVVGFEMLSNGASRVTFVDVSERALITVKRNALKLNVLERVVTKKMDARRFLELTTERFDVIYTDPPYELGLVQEILSRVTNVMHRETLLIVQCSKREKPFQTEVLGLKIVKEKDYGDTFLIFLQKI
- a CDS encoding bifunctional 5,10-methylenetetrahydrofolate dehydrogenase/5,10-methenyltetrahydrofolate cyclohydrolase; this encodes MFVSIEPLYASIVEDVKARVSNLPRPPKLAVVTCQPDPSTQSYLKSQEKMAKRLGIEYAVFEVPKATELKQILPKLSTDVSVDGILLTHPLPSGVSEFEVASLVSPEKDVEGRNPHSLGSILYDAFAFAPCTAEAVVRIIKYFTNPAGKRVVVVGRSVTVGKPVAMLLTQKGVDATVTICHSRTPDIPSITREADIVVVAIGRAKHLTKDYFKPGALVVDVGINVEENEIVGDVDPSVAEVCDLTPVPGGVGKVTTVVLMEHVVRAAERRILGK
- the rsmI gene encoding 16S rRNA (cytidine(1402)-2'-O)-methyltransferase, whose amino-acid sequence is MEERLETTRNFAEPGTFYIVGTPIGNLMDVTIRALKILRTVDVVLAEDTRRTSKLLKSYNIDAKLMTFNEHASEKKIEEIIEILKSGKSVAQVSDAGMPVISDPGARLVRRCREEGIKVQVIPGPSALTSAVAACGLSGTHFYFIGFMPRDKKRRRLLRKLKDCELVKTVVFFESPERLRKTLEDVLQILGDVQICVARELTKLHEEVFCGTVSEALTHFKEPLGEITVVLRIERGSSDVED
- a CDS encoding cupin domain-containing protein — protein: MKLGSKIKRLRLAKGYTQEELADRCDLSRSFISQLESDKVSPSVETLERILRVLGTDLKHFFSEEQKKIIFKKNERVPVYELPKGVKMEILMDAVEDKEFDAKIVELEPGAQTEPEEYHDGDEFGYVIEGSVELYIDGKKYKANEGDCFYYSGDCVHYLRNPGKEKAVILWIQTLS
- the speE gene encoding polyamine aminopropyltransferase — translated: MSDKELTPGRHLIYMEWYSRDVGGLFMKMNRHLFAAKSPYQRIDIFESDFYGRVFSLDGITMTTERDEFMYHEMLVHVPMFMHPNPKKVLVIGGGDGGSVREVLKHPTVEKVVMCEIDELVVKAAKEYLHYTANKLDDPRVELVFEDGSKFVKQFKNEFDVIIIDSTDPTAGQGGHLFTLEFYKACSEALKEDGVFCAQTEGIFYDYEWGATAYRRIKANFPIAKMYLGFMPTYPGGMWSYTFASKAGLDPVKDFNPEKVRNFKEPLRYYNEEVHVAAFALPTFVRKLIED
- the yajC gene encoding preprotein translocase subunit YajC; amino-acid sequence: MRFIYAGVPDSGAQGTAATSGAGAMMQLLIMLLIFFAMMYFLVILPQRRREKEYKQMIESLKKGDVIITTGGIVGKIIDIKKDTIKIKSSNATELEVHKAYIAKVVREKEESKEEDNTSSQ